A genomic region of Pseudoxanthomonas suwonensis contains the following coding sequences:
- a CDS encoding DUF6065 family protein produces the protein MKITAHVLDGHTLDIRPAPREREWMDRTDQRYAYRCLPLDMANAYGWELLCQTGFHAEWDGGDALEAVRVLPDPGTAAPALSHFGYGVLTFHVPCLLRTDPGVELMATAPLNRPKDGIAALTGLVETDWSPYTFTMNWKFTRPGRVRFDAGEPFCHLLPLQRALLADARAEWRPISETPDLDEQHRRWTASRGHFLEDLPKPDSDAAREQWQRGYFRGVDMHGCPAEGHRVKLRLPNFVRGGE, from the coding sequence ATGAAGATCACCGCCCACGTCCTCGATGGCCACACCCTGGACATCCGTCCCGCGCCGCGCGAGCGCGAATGGATGGACCGCACCGACCAGCGCTACGCCTACCGCTGCCTGCCGCTGGACATGGCGAACGCGTACGGCTGGGAGCTGCTGTGCCAGACCGGTTTCCATGCCGAATGGGACGGCGGCGACGCGCTGGAGGCAGTGCGCGTGCTGCCCGACCCGGGCACCGCCGCGCCGGCGCTCAGCCACTTCGGCTACGGCGTGCTCACCTTCCACGTGCCCTGCTTGTTGCGCACCGACCCGGGCGTGGAGCTGATGGCGACCGCGCCGCTCAACCGGCCCAAGGACGGCATCGCCGCGCTCACCGGCCTGGTCGAGACCGACTGGAGTCCCTACACCTTCACCATGAACTGGAAGTTCACCCGGCCCGGACGGGTGCGTTTCGACGCCGGCGAGCCGTTCTGCCACCTGCTGCCGCTGCAGCGCGCGCTGCTGGCGGACGCACGGGCCGAATGGCGGCCGATCTCCGAAACGCCCGACCTGGACGAGCAGCACCGCCGCTGGACCGCCAGCCGCGGCCACTTCCTCGAGGACCTGCCGAAACCGGATTCGGATGCTGCGCGCGAACAGTGGCAGCGGGGCTACTTCCGTGGCGTGGACATGCACGGCTGTCCGGCGGAGGGGCACCGGGTGAAGTTGCGGTTGCCGAACTTCGTGCGCGGCGGCGAGTAG
- a CDS encoding YhdP family protein: MPTPIRRRLRLARRWTAYLLAVVLVLMALVLGAASQVLPLAERHPERIAAWLSEKAGRPVSFERVKTQWTRRGPLLQLEGLHIGEADGGVRIGQAEVLLSMYAGLLPGRSFTELRLRGPSLTLERGDDGRWSVRGLPMTGSTADPLDYLEGLGELQVIGGELEVRAPQLGLRTRIPDIDLRLQVNGRHVVAGARAHIRPDAAPATLALEFDRDSGDGRAWFDLDTEELGAWAPLLHFAGIAPAEGRGQVEAWGELRGHRVVLATTRFQLRHLLLAGTPLDDGLLPQVRLDELRGRARWRVTADGWRLDAPLLRVSDQRGAQTLDGLVVAGGGRYALLADEIDATPLLAVAALSDRLPPALRSWMVQAAPQAELSQLEVAGVRGGPLRVQGRLERVAFAAVGDAPGLDGLAGRFEGDGQGWELALDPRSALRFDWPSGFGVVHDLALDGRLLAWREGDGWEVATPALRIDGADYGAQARGGMWFQGDGTRPWIGLAVELDDAPVQVASKFWIHHKMSPAAVDWLDMALQDGTVAGGRALVAGDLDDWPFVHDNGRFEATATIRDGRIRFQEDWPELESLQAEVAFVGNGFTVQGRGAIDGVPVQRLQAGIADFGDAPLRVRAGSRGDAARLLELLRHSPLNEENAETLANLEVSGPATTGFALELPLGSGRGSAVIDGSVALEGARLAEKRWNLAFEDVRGNVRFDGTGFEAGQLAVRHGGQDGTLALRSGRHVQDTANLFEAALHVPLDAADLFARAPELDWLAPRVHGRSPWTLEVTLPKRPLGATTGTLRLGSSLVGTTLDLPSPLAKPAAEPLPTTVQVGLPLGSGAIDVVFGERMALRARQQNGQTGVRVKLGGASVDADPPASGMVIGGRTASLDALEWIGLAKGGGEGGGVPLREVDVLADELHLLGGVFPSTRLTLRPGAQALEVKVDGPALAGTVSVPEQDGGAVQGHFTRLHWQPPQARGGAAADRLAAGTEDDEADAARATADAGFDPAAIPPLALDVDDLRYRDAALGQASLRTRPVPGGLRVERLQVHAGEHRIEGGGEWLGRGDAARTHLKLQVDSRDMGRLMDGLGYRNWLARGEGQVRFDASWPGTPAGFRLAGLQGNLHIAARDGQLLEVEPGAGRVLGLFSLAQLPRRMMLDFRDFFSRGFAFDRLEGSVRFADGQAHTDDMLIDGPAADIRIRGNTDLRAQRFDQTIDVLPKSGNLLTVVGAVAGGPVGAAMGAAANAVLSRPLGEIGAKTYRVSGPWKEPKVEVISREQSRRDEDDVTGRDAGMH; the protein is encoded by the coding sequence ATGCCAACCCCGATCCGCCGCCGCCTGCGCCTGGCCCGTCGCTGGACCGCCTACCTGCTGGCGGTGGTGCTGGTGCTGATGGCGCTGGTGCTGGGCGCGGCCAGCCAGGTGCTGCCGCTGGCCGAGCGCCATCCCGAGCGCATCGCCGCCTGGCTGAGCGAGAAGGCCGGCCGACCGGTGAGCTTCGAGCGGGTCAAGACGCAATGGACCCGGCGCGGCCCGCTGCTGCAGCTGGAAGGCCTGCACATCGGCGAGGCCGACGGCGGCGTGCGCATCGGCCAGGCCGAGGTGCTGCTGTCGATGTACGCCGGGCTGCTGCCGGGGCGCTCGTTCACCGAGCTGCGCCTGCGCGGCCCCTCGCTCACCCTGGAGCGTGGCGACGACGGCCGCTGGTCGGTGCGCGGCCTGCCGATGACCGGCAGCACCGCCGATCCGCTCGACTACCTGGAAGGGCTGGGCGAACTGCAGGTGATCGGCGGCGAGCTGGAGGTGCGCGCGCCGCAGCTGGGCCTGCGCACGCGGATCCCGGATATCGACCTGCGCCTGCAGGTGAACGGTCGCCACGTCGTCGCCGGCGCGCGGGCGCACATCCGCCCCGACGCGGCGCCGGCGACGCTGGCCCTGGAATTCGACCGCGACAGCGGCGACGGCCGCGCCTGGTTCGACCTCGATACCGAGGAGCTGGGCGCATGGGCGCCGCTGCTGCACTTCGCCGGGATCGCGCCGGCCGAAGGCCGCGGCCAGGTCGAGGCCTGGGGCGAACTGCGCGGCCACCGCGTGGTGCTGGCGACCACCCGGTTCCAGCTGCGCCACCTGCTGCTGGCCGGCACCCCGCTGGACGACGGCCTGCTGCCGCAGGTGCGGCTGGACGAACTGCGCGGCCGCGCGCGCTGGCGCGTCACCGCTGATGGCTGGCGCCTGGACGCACCGCTGCTGCGGGTAAGCGACCAGCGCGGCGCGCAGACCCTGGACGGACTGGTCGTCGCCGGCGGCGGTCGCTACGCGCTGCTGGCCGACGAGATCGATGCGACGCCGCTGCTGGCGGTGGCCGCACTGAGCGACCGCCTGCCGCCGGCGTTGCGCAGCTGGATGGTGCAGGCGGCGCCGCAGGCCGAGCTGTCGCAGCTGGAAGTGGCCGGCGTGCGCGGCGGGCCCCTGCGCGTGCAGGGACGGCTGGAGCGCGTGGCCTTCGCTGCGGTCGGCGATGCGCCGGGCCTGGACGGGCTCGCCGGTCGGTTCGAAGGCGACGGCCAGGGCTGGGAGCTGGCGCTGGATCCGCGCAGCGCGCTGCGCTTCGACTGGCCCAGCGGTTTCGGCGTGGTCCACGACCTGGCGCTGGATGGCCGCCTGCTGGCCTGGCGCGAAGGCGACGGCTGGGAGGTGGCGACGCCGGCGCTGCGCATCGACGGCGCCGACTACGGCGCGCAGGCGCGCGGCGGGATGTGGTTCCAGGGCGACGGCACCCGGCCGTGGATCGGCCTGGCCGTCGAACTGGACGATGCGCCGGTGCAGGTGGCCAGCAAGTTCTGGATCCACCACAAGATGTCGCCGGCGGCGGTGGACTGGCTGGACATGGCGCTGCAGGACGGCACCGTCGCCGGTGGCCGCGCCCTGGTCGCCGGCGACCTGGACGATTGGCCGTTCGTGCACGACAACGGCCGCTTCGAGGCGACCGCCACGATCCGCGACGGCCGCATCCGCTTCCAGGAAGACTGGCCGGAGCTGGAGTCGCTGCAGGCCGAGGTGGCCTTCGTCGGCAACGGCTTCACCGTGCAGGGCCGCGGCGCGATCGACGGTGTGCCGGTGCAGCGACTGCAGGCTGGCATCGCCGATTTCGGCGACGCGCCGCTGCGCGTGCGCGCCGGCAGCCGCGGCGACGCTGCGCGGTTGCTGGAACTGCTGCGGCACAGCCCGCTGAACGAAGAGAACGCCGAGACCCTGGCCAACCTCGAGGTGTCCGGCCCGGCGACCACCGGCTTCGCCCTGGAGCTGCCGCTGGGCAGCGGCCGCGGGTCGGCCGTGATCGACGGCAGCGTGGCCCTGGAGGGCGCGCGCCTGGCCGAGAAGCGCTGGAACCTGGCGTTCGAGGACGTGCGCGGCAACGTCCGCTTCGACGGCACCGGCTTCGAGGCCGGCCAGCTGGCGGTGCGGCACGGCGGCCAGGACGGCACCCTGGCGCTGCGCTCGGGCCGGCACGTGCAGGATACGGCGAACCTGTTCGAGGCCGCCCTGCACGTGCCGCTGGACGCGGCCGACCTGTTCGCCCGCGCGCCCGAACTGGACTGGCTGGCGCCGCGCGTGCACGGCCGCTCGCCGTGGACGCTGGAGGTCACGCTGCCGAAGCGTCCGCTGGGCGCGACCACCGGCACGCTGCGGCTGGGCTCGTCGCTGGTGGGCACTACGCTGGACCTGCCCTCGCCGCTGGCCAAGCCGGCCGCCGAACCACTGCCGACCACGGTGCAGGTCGGCCTGCCGCTGGGCAGCGGCGCGATCGACGTGGTCTTCGGCGAGCGCATGGCACTGCGCGCGCGCCAGCAGAACGGGCAGACCGGCGTGCGGGTGAAGCTGGGCGGCGCCTCGGTCGATGCCGACCCGCCGGCCTCGGGCATGGTCATCGGCGGGCGCACCGCCTCGCTCGACGCGCTGGAATGGATCGGCCTGGCCAAGGGCGGCGGCGAGGGCGGCGGCGTGCCGCTGCGCGAGGTCGACGTGCTCGCCGACGAACTGCACCTGCTCGGCGGCGTGTTCCCGTCGACCCGGCTGACCCTGCGCCCCGGTGCACAGGCGCTGGAAGTGAAGGTCGACGGCCCGGCCCTGGCCGGCACCGTGAGCGTGCCCGAGCAGGACGGCGGCGCCGTGCAGGGCCACTTCACCCGCCTGCACTGGCAGCCGCCGCAGGCGCGGGGTGGCGCCGCGGCGGACCGGCTGGCGGCCGGGACCGAAGACGACGAGGCGGACGCCGCCCGCGCCACCGCCGATGCCGGCTTCGATCCGGCCGCGATCCCGCCGCTGGCGCTGGACGTGGATGACCTGCGCTACCGCGACGCCGCGCTGGGCCAGGCCTCGCTGCGCACGCGCCCGGTGCCCGGCGGCCTGCGCGTGGAGCGCCTGCAGGTGCACGCCGGCGAACACAGGATCGAGGGCGGCGGCGAATGGCTGGGCCGCGGCGATGCCGCGCGCACCCACCTGAAGCTGCAGGTGGACAGTCGCGACATGGGCCGGCTGATGGACGGGCTCGGCTACCGCAACTGGCTGGCGCGTGGCGAGGGCCAGGTCCGCTTCGACGCCAGCTGGCCGGGTACGCCGGCCGGATTCCGCCTCGCCGGCCTGCAGGGCAACCTGCACATCGCCGCCCGCGACGGCCAGCTGCTGGAAGTGGAGCCCGGCGCAGGCCGCGTGCTCGGGCTGTTCAGCCTGGCCCAGCTGCCGCGGCGGATGATGCTCGACTTCCGCGACTTCTTCTCCAGAGGCTTCGCCTTCGACCGGCTGGAAGGCAGCGTGCGCTTCGCCGATGGCCAGGCGCATACCGACGACATGCTGATCGACGGCCCGGCGGCCGACATCCGCATCCGCGGCAACACCGACCTGCGCGCGCAGCGCTTCGACCAGACCATCGACGTGCTGCCCAAGTCAGGCAACCTGCTCACCGTGGTCGGCGCGGTGGCCGGCGGCCCGGTCGGCGCGGCGATGGGCGCGGCGGCCAACGCGGTGCTGTCGCGGCCGCTGGGCGAGATCGGCGCGAAGACCTATCGGGTCAGCGGGCCGTGGAAGGAGCCGAAGGTGGAAGTGATCAGCCGCGAGCAGTCGCGACGCGACGAGGATGACGTGACCGGGCGCGATGCCGGGATGCACTGA
- the rng gene encoding ribonuclease G: protein MSEEILVNVTPRETRVAVVENGMLQELHIERGWRRGVVGNIYKGRVQRVMPGMQAAFVEVGLERAAFLHANDVVRPAPVDAGIADDAPPLPLPTPSIVELLRDGQEIVVQVVKDPIGTKGARLTTQISIPSRYLVLLPQSRTVGVSARIEDEAERLRLKTLVSDLSASHGGHGYIVRTNAEGQPAEALAEDIAYLARVWNVVERRGREASAGSVIYEDLSLPLRAVRDLIRRDVEKVRVDSRDTYDRLQAFVAKYMPVLAEKIELYAGDRPIFDLYGVEDEIGRALDKQVPLKSGGYLVIDQTEAMTTIDVNTGSFLGQRNLEETVYRTNLEAAQAVARQLRLRNLGGIIIIDFIDMSDPEHRRQVLRTLEKSLARDHAKTTVYDFSPLGLVEMTRKRTVESLERQLSETCPQCGGRGSVKTAETVTYEIFREITRAVRQFDAARLLVIASPKVVARITEEESAAVAELEEFLGKSIRFQADEQYLQEQFDVVLL, encoded by the coding sequence ATGTCCGAGGAGATCCTGGTCAACGTCACCCCGCGCGAGACCCGCGTGGCGGTGGTCGAGAACGGCATGCTGCAGGAGCTGCACATCGAGCGCGGCTGGCGGCGCGGGGTGGTCGGCAACATCTACAAGGGCCGCGTGCAGCGGGTGATGCCGGGCATGCAGGCCGCGTTCGTCGAGGTCGGGCTGGAGCGCGCCGCGTTCCTGCACGCCAACGACGTGGTCCGCCCGGCGCCGGTGGATGCAGGGATCGCCGACGACGCACCGCCGCTGCCGCTGCCCACGCCCTCGATCGTCGAGCTGCTGCGCGACGGCCAGGAGATCGTGGTCCAGGTGGTCAAGGACCCGATCGGGACCAAGGGCGCGCGCCTGACCACCCAGATCAGCATTCCCTCGCGCTACCTGGTGCTGCTGCCGCAGTCGCGCACCGTCGGCGTGTCGGCGCGGATCGAGGACGAGGCCGAGCGCCTGCGCCTGAAGACCCTGGTCTCCGACCTGTCCGCCAGCCACGGCGGCCACGGTTACATCGTCCGCACCAACGCCGAAGGCCAGCCGGCCGAGGCGCTGGCCGAGGACATCGCCTACCTGGCCCGGGTCTGGAACGTGGTCGAGCGCCGCGGCCGCGAGGCGTCGGCCGGCAGCGTCATCTACGAGGACCTGAGCCTGCCGCTGCGCGCGGTGCGCGACCTGATCCGGCGCGACGTGGAGAAGGTGCGGGTCGACTCGCGCGACACCTACGACCGGCTGCAGGCGTTCGTCGCCAAGTACATGCCGGTGCTGGCCGAGAAGATCGAGCTGTACGCCGGCGACCGCCCGATCTTCGACCTGTACGGGGTCGAGGACGAGATCGGCCGCGCCCTGGACAAGCAGGTGCCGCTGAAGTCCGGCGGCTACTTGGTCATCGACCAGACCGAGGCGATGACCACCATCGACGTCAACACCGGTTCGTTCCTAGGCCAGCGCAACCTCGAGGAGACGGTGTACCGCACCAACCTGGAGGCCGCGCAGGCGGTGGCCCGCCAGCTGCGCCTGCGCAACCTGGGCGGGATCATCATCATCGACTTCATCGACATGTCCGATCCGGAGCACCGCCGCCAGGTGCTGCGCACGCTGGAGAAGTCGCTGGCCCGCGACCACGCCAAGACCACGGTCTACGACTTCTCGCCGCTGGGCCTGGTCGAGATGACCCGCAAGCGCACGGTCGAAAGCCTGGAGCGACAGCTGTCGGAGACCTGTCCGCAGTGCGGCGGCCGCGGCTCGGTCAAGACCGCCGAGACGGTGACCTACGAGATCTTCCGCGAGATCACCCGCGCGGTGCGCCAGTTCGACGCCGCGCGCCTGCTGGTGATCGCCTCGCCCAAGGTGGTGGCGCGGATCACCGAGGAGGAGTCGGCCGCGGTGGCCGAGCTGGAGGAGTTCCTCGGCAAGAGCATCCGCTTCCAGGCGGACGAGCAGTACCTGCAGGAGCAGTTCGATGTGGTGCTGCTTTAA
- a CDS encoding Maf family protein — translation MLYLASKSPRRAELLERLGLSHRVLDVDVPEVRAPGEDAAAYVRRVARDKARAGWAQVAAEPDARVLGADTEVVLDEEVFGKPADAADAAAMLRRLSGCTHTVLSAVVVVDAAGEREALSATEVRFAPLDEARIAAYVATGEPMGKAGAYAIQGRAEAFVEHLAGSYSGVMGLPLHETARLLDAAAEAAAEDAGARVAVAG, via the coding sequence ATGCTGTATCTGGCCTCGAAATCCCCCCGCCGGGCCGAACTCCTCGAACGGCTGGGCCTGTCCCACCGCGTGCTCGACGTCGACGTCCCGGAAGTCCGGGCGCCGGGCGAGGACGCGGCCGCCTACGTGCGCCGCGTGGCCCGCGACAAGGCCCGCGCCGGCTGGGCGCAGGTGGCCGCCGAACCGGATGCGCGCGTGCTCGGCGCCGACACCGAGGTGGTGCTGGACGAGGAGGTGTTCGGCAAGCCGGCCGATGCCGCCGACGCGGCGGCCATGCTGCGGCGCCTGTCCGGATGCACCCACACCGTGCTGTCGGCGGTGGTGGTGGTCGACGCGGCCGGCGAGCGCGAGGCGCTGTCGGCGACCGAGGTGCGCTTCGCGCCGCTGGACGAGGCGCGGATCGCCGCCTACGTCGCCACCGGCGAGCCGATGGGCAAGGCCGGCGCGTATGCGATCCAGGGCCGCGCCGAGGCCTTCGTCGAACACCTGGCCGGCAGCTATTCCGGAGTGATGGGCCTGCCGCTGCACGAGACCGCGCGCCTGCTCGACGCCGCGGCCGAAGCGGCCGCCGAAGACGCCGGCGCCCGCGTCGCCGTGGCCGGGTGA
- a CDS encoding SIMPL domain-containing protein, whose amino-acid sequence MRHSLAALLAAVALSAPAADGAQATPTVPADATLLSVSAQAEARRAPDIATVSAGVVTQAADGNAAMRQNAEQMNRVLAAVKAAGVADRDVQTSGIHLNPQYRYEENQPPRITGYQASNNVSIKLRDVAKMGQVLDALVASGANQVNGPSFGIDNPEPLYDQARLEALKRAQARAETYAAALGLRVRRIVSIGEGGGGMPIPMPRMAMRAEAYDSTPVAPGESSVSVQLEVVFELGR is encoded by the coding sequence ATGCGCCATTCCCTCGCCGCCCTGCTCGCCGCGGTCGCATTGTCCGCCCCGGCCGCCGACGGCGCCCAGGCGACCCCCACCGTACCCGCCGACGCGACCCTGCTGTCGGTCTCGGCCCAGGCCGAGGCACGCCGGGCGCCGGACATCGCCACGGTCTCGGCCGGGGTGGTCACCCAGGCCGCCGACGGCAACGCCGCCATGCGCCAGAACGCCGAGCAGATGAACCGGGTGCTGGCCGCGGTGAAGGCGGCCGGCGTGGCCGACAGGGACGTGCAGACCAGCGGCATCCACCTCAACCCGCAATACCGCTACGAAGAGAACCAGCCGCCGCGGATCACTGGCTACCAGGCCAGCAACAACGTGAGCATCAAGCTGCGCGACGTGGCCAAGATGGGCCAGGTGCTCGACGCGCTGGTGGCCAGCGGCGCCAACCAGGTCAACGGCCCCAGCTTCGGCATCGACAATCCGGAACCACTGTACGACCAGGCCCGGCTCGAGGCGCTCAAGCGCGCGCAGGCGCGCGCGGAGACCTACGCCGCTGCACTGGGCCTGCGCGTGCGCCGGATCGTCAGCATCGGCGAGGGCGGCGGCGGGATGCCGATACCGATGCCACGCATGGCGATGAGGGCCGAGGCCTACGACAGCACCCCGGTGGCACCGGGCGAGAGCAGCGTGTCGGTGCAGCTGGAGGTGGTGTTCGAGCTGGGGCGCTGA
- a CDS encoding energy transducer TonB, producing MVRTLPSDVSRRLDASRILAISFAMAVHALALLVLLLPLTQAPPAEVRKEPAPPRWQVTQVVPIPPLPPQLVEQPRTVTPPRPQTAPVQRTQPVLAPAVVDQGTLQAETATETVGPPDLAPVDLGQPLQGAQLRYAVAPPPPYPRDAIKAGAQGTVLLRVLVDVDGRPLEVIVDRSSGHRSLDREAVRQVQQRWRFEPAMRDGRPVQAWGLVPIGFSLQ from the coding sequence ATGGTTCGCACGCTGCCGTCCGATGTGTCTCGCCGCCTCGATGCCTCGCGCATCCTCGCCATCAGCTTCGCCATGGCCGTGCACGCGCTGGCGCTGCTGGTCCTGCTGCTGCCGCTGACCCAGGCCCCGCCCGCCGAAGTCCGCAAGGAACCGGCGCCGCCACGCTGGCAAGTCACGCAGGTCGTGCCGATCCCGCCGCTGCCGCCGCAACTGGTCGAACAGCCGCGCACCGTGACCCCACCGCGCCCGCAGACGGCGCCGGTGCAACGCACGCAGCCGGTGCTCGCGCCGGCGGTCGTCGACCAGGGCACCCTGCAGGCCGAAACGGCCACGGAAACGGTCGGCCCGCCCGATCTCGCACCCGTCGATCTCGGCCAGCCCCTGCAGGGCGCGCAGCTGCGCTACGCGGTCGCCCCGCCGCCGCCCTACCCGCGCGACGCGATCAAGGCCGGCGCCCAGGGCACCGTGCTGTTGCGCGTGCTGGTCGACGTCGACGGCCGCCCGCTGGAAGTGATCGTCGACCGCAGCAGCGGCCACCGTTCGCTGGACCGCGAGGCGGTGCGCCAGGTGCAGCAGCGCTGGCGCTTCGAACCGGCGATGCGCGACGGCCGCCCGGTCCAGGCCTGGGGGCTGGTGCCGATCGGCTTCAGCCTGCAGTAG
- the rlmH gene encoding 23S rRNA (pseudouridine(1915)-N(3))-methyltransferase RlmH, with protein MKARLIATGERAPSWVAEGFAEYRKRLSHWLPLELVEVEPGLRGKGRDPQRAIEDEGRRVLAALPKNAHVVALDVPGKAWSSEQLAQRMEHWRQQGRDLAFLVGGPEGHAPEVLAAASESWSLGPLTLPHMLVRLVVAEQLYRAAAMLANHPYHRA; from the coding sequence ATGAAGGCACGACTGATCGCCACCGGCGAACGCGCTCCGTCCTGGGTGGCGGAGGGCTTCGCCGAGTACCGCAAGCGGCTCTCGCACTGGCTGCCGCTGGAACTGGTCGAGGTCGAGCCCGGGCTGCGCGGCAAGGGCCGCGATCCGCAGCGCGCGATCGAGGACGAGGGCCGCCGCGTGCTGGCCGCGCTGCCGAAGAACGCGCACGTCGTCGCGCTGGACGTGCCCGGCAAGGCGTGGTCGTCGGAGCAGCTGGCGCAGCGGATGGAGCACTGGCGCCAGCAGGGCCGCGACCTGGCGTTCCTGGTCGGCGGGCCCGAGGGCCACGCGCCGGAGGTGCTGGCCGCCGCATCCGAATCCTGGTCGCTGGGACCGTTGACCCTGCCGCACATGCTGGTGCGGCTGGTGGTGGCCGAACAGCTGTACCGCGCCGCGGCGATGCTGGCCAACCATCCCTACCACCGCGCCTGA
- the rsfS gene encoding ribosome silencing factor, whose product MSSQAHVIKTRLPEPPPPVEILLASVRAAVEEIKAKDVVEIDVRGKTSVTDHMVIVSGTSTRHVKSIADEVVKFAKKLGAMPLGVEGEREAEWVLVDLGDVIVHVMLPRVREFYALERLWTVGDQPGDAEA is encoded by the coding sequence TTGAGCAGCCAAGCCCACGTCATCAAGACCCGTCTTCCCGAACCGCCGCCGCCCGTGGAGATCCTGCTGGCGTCCGTCCGCGCGGCGGTGGAGGAGATCAAGGCCAAGGATGTCGTCGAGATCGACGTGCGCGGCAAGACCAGCGTCACCGACCACATGGTCATCGTCTCCGGCACTTCGACCCGCCACGTGAAGTCGATCGCCGACGAGGTGGTCAAGTTCGCCAAGAAGCTCGGCGCGATGCCGCTGGGCGTGGAAGGCGAGCGCGAGGCCGAATGGGTGCTGGTCGACCTGGGCGACGTGATCGTCCACGTGATGCTGCCTCGGGTGCGCGAGTTCTACGCGCTGGAGCGGCTGTGGACCGTCGGCGATCAGCCAGGCGACGCCGAAGCCTGA
- the nadD gene encoding nicotinate-nucleotide adenylyltransferase, producing the protein MLTIWYGGTFDPVHHGHLAIARAAAEAFAVPVTLAPAADPPHRDAPGADAQQRAHMLDLAVAGDPRLRVDRRELRRAGPSWTVDTLHELRAELGEAAPLALLVGADSFRSLPTWKHWRRLPQLAHFIVAARDGSGDLADLPPELAAEAGGRWTPDPADLAAAPAGRFHALRQPLRGESATTVRRAIAAGDPDWRSQVPPAVADWIDARRLYRPT; encoded by the coding sequence GTGCTCACGATCTGGTACGGCGGCACCTTCGATCCGGTCCACCACGGCCACCTGGCCATCGCCCGGGCCGCGGCCGAGGCGTTCGCGGTGCCGGTGACCCTGGCGCCGGCGGCCGATCCGCCGCACCGCGACGCGCCCGGCGCCGATGCGCAACAGCGCGCGCACATGCTCGACCTGGCCGTGGCCGGCGATCCGCGGCTGCGCGTGGACCGACGCGAACTGCGGCGCGCCGGCCCGTCCTGGACGGTCGACACGCTGCACGAACTGCGCGCCGAACTGGGCGAGGCGGCGCCGCTGGCGCTGCTGGTGGGCGCCGACAGCTTCCGTTCGCTGCCGACCTGGAAGCACTGGCGCCGGCTGCCGCAGCTGGCCCACTTCATCGTCGCCGCCCGCGACGGCAGCGGCGACCTGGCGGACCTGCCGCCGGAACTGGCCGCCGAGGCCGGCGGGCGCTGGACACCGGATCCGGCGGACCTGGCCGCCGCGCCGGCCGGCCGCTTCCATGCCCTGCGCCAGCCGCTGCGCGGCGAGTCGGCCACCACGGTGCGCCGGGCCATCGCCGCTGGCGATCCGGACTGGCGCAGCCAGGTGCCGCCGGCAGTGGCCGACTGGATCGACGCCCGTCGCCTGTACCGTCCAACGTGA